A genomic segment from Chanos chanos chromosome 2, fChaCha1.1, whole genome shotgun sequence encodes:
- the kbtbd13b gene encoding kelch repeat and BTB domain-containing protein 13: MDPRKGIISVRVGGSVFKTDKSLLLTYSEYFRALFQSGMMECQQEEICLKSLCARGFSIMLAVLGGKQPILDGDEIVEAIECAAFLQTEILTKHLLDLVNSDNCLLMYHTAATFGLLELYDEAALFIRSMYQDLQEEMRILPGDLVKHVESLAPSVFVAVGAHSTCTLDNLPHSSMRTVCYLDEEKNEWRTLTELPVEASTSMAGVAVLDNRLYVVGGVNGIHKQAVDSCFCYDVMTDSWRMLPSPQQPRYNFTLIGLGGRLYAIGGEYEKTVMSSVEMYDISAETWSFKSHLPRPVAGAACAKAMSRIFVCLWKPMNTTDIYEYVPITDEWQQVTTLIKHQSYGHCMVAHRDNLYIIRNGPQDDFLRCLIDCYNLTTGQWTAMPGHYANSKGALFTAVVRGDSVFTLNRTMTMIYTVTGNMWKPRNQMKGFPRSGSVWTFLLKVPKLRGEPNSNNLNGHTQ, from the coding sequence ATGGACCCAAGGAAAGGCATCATCAGCGTTAGAGTTGGAGGCAGCgtttttaaaacagacaaatctcTGCTCTTAACTTACTCAGAGTACTTCCGAGCACTCTTCCAGTCAGGAATGATGGAATGCCAACAGGAAGAGATTTGCTTAAAGAGTTTATGTGCTCGGGGGTTCTCGATAATGCTGGCGGTTTTGGGAGGCAAACAACCAATACTGGATGGTGATGAGATTGTGGAAGCCATCGAATGTGCTGCCTTTTTACAGACAGAAATTCTTACTAAGCACCTTTTGGATCTGGTTAATTCTGACAATTGCCTGCTTATGTATCACACTGCTGCCACATTCGGGCTGCTGGAACTGTATGATGAAGCAGCTCTATTCATTCGTAGTATGTACCAAGATCTGCAGGAGGAGATGAGGATTCTGCCTGGAGACCTCGTAAAGCATGTGGAGTCTCTGGCTCCCAGTGTGTTTGTAGCTGTTGGAGCCCATTCCACATGCACTCTTGATAACCTGCCTCATAGCTCCATGAGGACAGTATGCTACttggatgaagaaaaaaatgaatggaggACTCTCACAGAATTACCTGTGGAAGCCAGCACGTCAATGGCTGGGGTGGCTGTCTTGGACAACAGGCTTTATGTGGTTGGGGGTGTGAATGGGATTCACAAGCAAGCAGTGGACTCCTGTTTCTGTTATGATGTTATGACAGACTCCTGGAGAATGCTGCCAAGCCCCCAACAGCCACGTTATAACTTTACCCTCATCGGACTTGGAGGGCGGCTTTATGCCATTGGAGGAGAATATGAAAAGACAGTAATGTCATCGGTGGAGATGTATGATATCTCTGCAGAGACGTGGTCCTTCAAGTCTCATCTTCCTCGGCCGGTGGCTGGAGCGGCATGTGCCAAAGCCATGAGCAggatttttgtgtgtctttggaaGCCAATGAACACCACTGACATCTATGAATATGTCCCCATCACAGACGAGTGGCAACAGGTCACGACACTCATCAAACACCAGAGCTACGGTCACTGCATGGTGGCCCACAGGGACAATCTTTACATCATACGTAACGGGCCACAGGATGACTTCCTTCGGTGTTTGATTGATTGTTACAACCTCACAACTGGTCAATGGACTGCCATGCCAGGGCATTACGCTAACAGTAAAGGTGCTCTATTCACAGCTGTGGTGAGAGGAGACTCAGTATTCACCCTGAACCGCACCATGACTATGATATACACTGTCACAGGGAACATGTGGAAACCTCGGAACCAGATGAAAGGGTTTCCCCGGAGTGGATCTGTGTGGACGTTTCTACTGAAGGTCCCTAAGCTGAGAGGAGAACCAAATTCTAATAACTTAAATGGCCACACACAATGA